The Gemmatimonadota bacterium genome has a segment encoding these proteins:
- the moeB gene encoding molybdopterin-synthase adenylyltransferase MoeB has translation MAPHPSPVTRLSSDELQRYARHLTLPEVGVAGQERLSSARILLIGAGGLGSPAALYLAAAGIGTLGIVDADVVDASNLQRQVLHDTPSIGHLKVVSAKARLEALNPFVRVEPIAERLTAANARAIIARYDLVIDGSDNFPTRYLVNDACVLEGKPFVYGSIFRFEGQLSLFGVRGGPCYRCLFAEPPSPELVPSCVEAGVIGVLPGLIGTLQALEAIKWVLGIGRSAAGRLLLVDALALTVREIAVARDPACAVCGDAPSVTTLVDYDAFCGLTPLAMADGDGEITPTALARALGASELPVLLDVREMWEVAIAVLPGSTVIPLGELPARLRELPTSRPIVTVCHHGLRSAAARDLLRRAGFPHVTSLAGGVDAWARLVDQQMARY, from the coding sequence ATTGCGCCGCACCCCTCGCCTGTGACCAGACTCTCTTCCGACGAACTCCAGCGCTACGCCCGGCATCTCACCCTCCCTGAAGTGGGGGTGGCCGGGCAGGAGCGCCTGTCATCAGCGCGCATTCTCCTGATCGGTGCTGGCGGCCTCGGCTCGCCGGCGGCGCTCTACCTCGCGGCCGCTGGCATCGGGACGCTCGGCATCGTCGATGCCGATGTCGTCGATGCCTCGAATCTGCAGCGGCAGGTGCTGCATGACACGCCATCGATTGGCCACCTCAAGGTTGTCTCGGCGAAGGCGCGCCTCGAGGCGCTCAATCCGTTCGTGCGTGTCGAACCGATCGCGGAACGGCTGACCGCGGCCAATGCGCGCGCGATCATCGCACGGTACGACCTCGTCATCGATGGCAGTGACAACTTCCCGACCCGCTATCTCGTCAACGATGCCTGCGTGCTGGAGGGGAAGCCGTTCGTCTACGGTTCGATCTTCCGTTTCGAGGGGCAGCTCTCGCTGTTCGGGGTGCGCGGGGGACCGTGTTACCGCTGCCTCTTTGCGGAGCCGCCGTCGCCTGAGCTGGTGCCGTCGTGTGTCGAGGCGGGCGTGATCGGGGTCCTGCCGGGCCTCATTGGCACCCTGCAGGCGCTCGAGGCCATCAAGTGGGTGCTCGGCATCGGACGATCCGCGGCGGGCCGCCTGCTGCTCGTGGACGCGCTGGCGCTCACGGTGCGGGAGATCGCCGTGGCGCGTGACCCGGCCTGCGCCGTCTGTGGCGATGCCCCGAGCGTGACCACCTTGGTCGACTACGACGCGTTCTGTGGCCTGACGCCGCTGGCGATGGCGGATGGGGACGGGGAGATCACGCCGACCGCGCTGGCGCGCGCCCTCGGGGCGAGCGAACTCCCGGTCCTGCTCGATGTGCGGGAAATGTGGGAGGTGGCGATCGCCGTGCTGCCGGGCTCCACCGTCATCCCTTTGGGTGAGCTCCCGGCCCGGTTGCGCGAACTCCCCACGTCGCGGCCGATCGTGACGGTCTGCCACCACGGTCTCCGCTCGGCCGCCGCCCGCGACCTGTTGCGGCGCGCGGGGTTTCCACATGTGACAAGCCTCGCCGGCGGAGTGGACGCCTGGGCGAGGCTTGTGGACCAGCAGATGGCTCGGTACTGA
- the smpB gene encoding SsrA-binding protein SmpB, with product MAPKDTAPAAEPKARLSVARNPKATYDYFVLDTMEAGVVLTGTEVKSLRRRGASIKEAFARVYKGEVWLEGMNITPYEQGNRYNHDPVRSRKLLLHKKEIEKLIGSVERQGLSLVPLELYFLGGRAKIQLALARGKKAHDKRETLKKQIATREIARAASWKGRQ from the coding sequence ATGGCTCCCAAGGACACCGCCCCCGCCGCCGAGCCCAAGGCTCGCCTCTCCGTCGCCCGCAACCCCAAGGCGACGTATGACTATTTCGTCCTGGACACGATGGAAGCGGGCGTGGTGCTGACCGGGACCGAGGTGAAGTCGTTGCGTCGGCGGGGGGCGTCGATCAAGGAAGCCTTCGCTCGCGTCTACAAGGGCGAGGTCTGGCTCGAGGGGATGAACATCACCCCGTACGAACAGGGCAATCGCTACAACCACGATCCGGTGCGCTCCCGCAAACTGCTGCTGCACAAGAAGGAGATTGAGAAGTTGATCGGTTCCGTCGAGCGGCAGGGGCTCTCGCTGGTGCCGCTCGAGCTCTACTTCCTCGGTGGTCGCGCGAAGATCCAGCTCGCCCTCGCGCGGGGCAAGAAGGCGCACGACAAGCGCGAGACCCTCAAGAAGCAGATCGCCACGCGCGAGATTGCGCGCGCGGCATCGTGGAAGGGACGCCAGTGA